From one Bacillota bacterium genomic stretch:
- a CDS encoding type II toxin-antitoxin system VapC family toxin, with protein MAVVIDTCVVIGFLRGAEPEKSCLANVLKNGEGLLTSITVFELMLGLEQYSKRKNIAQQLVDFLSVVPFNKEAACMAANIERGLRQQGMVIGTRDVFIAGTCLAHGLTIVT; from the coding sequence ATGGCGGTTGTCATAGACACTTGCGTGGTCATCGGTTTCCTGCGAGGGGCCGAACCTGAGAAAAGCTGCCTGGCCAACGTTCTTAAAAACGGGGAAGGACTGTTAACTTCCATAACTGTTTTCGAACTGATGCTCGGCTTGGAGCAGTACAGCAAGCGGAAAAATATCGCCCAGCAATTAGTTGATTTTTTATCAGTTGTCCCGTTCAATAAAGAGGCTGCCTGCATGGCCGCGAATATAGAAAGAGGACTCCGGCAGCAAGGTATGGTTATTGGGACGCGCGACGTTTTTATCGCCGGCACTTGCTTAGCTCACGGGTTAACCATTGTAACCG
- a CDS encoding TadE/TadG family type IV pilus assembly protein translates to MVKNKKDSGQALVEFALVVPLLLLVIFGTIEFGRIYHAQLTVASAAREGARKAAVTSDTNEIETAIENAAATLNITTVTSNSSITTYPTVCPSSGQLFYYIVYPDGSRQISHPVEVYIRGRVDVMVPIISNLIGTPKPLSSQAEMMVEY, encoded by the coding sequence ATGGTAAAAAACAAAAAGGACAGCGGTCAGGCCCTGGTTGAGTTCGCCCTTGTGGTCCCGTTGCTTTTGTTGGTCATATTTGGGACCATCGAGTTTGGGCGGATCTACCATGCGCAGCTTACAGTCGCCAGCGCCGCGCGGGAAGGCGCCAGAAAAGCGGCGGTGACAAGCGACACAAACGAAATAGAGACGGCAATTGAGAATGCCGCTGCCACATTGAATATCACGACCGTTACAAGTAACAGTAGTATTACGACTTACCCTACGGTTTGTCCATCTTCTGGACAACTATTTTATTATATTGTTTATCCTGACGGTTCCCGACAAATAAGCCATCCTGTCGAGGTTTACATAAGAGGCAGGGTTGATGTAATGGTGCCGATTATCAGCAACCTTATCGGCACACCGAAACCGCTGTCGTCCCAGGCAGAGATGATGGTGGAATATTAG
- a CDS encoding pilus assembly protein TadG-related protein, translated as MGLFRKLGPGDKGTTLVLVALMLVVLIGFMALVVDMGALSANKRKLVAAADAAALAGAQTYANGILSGTDPHDTTLVNSVYDFARNYAINNGADPNKIEIAVDEYNYKITVDLSGEYDLHFAPVLGVDKGTRAAHAEAITGPVGSSPGATPVFIEDPGPGNVPKPGDTFVLKDAAPSPQFGSGSFGCLTFSGNQDKDEYETRLKFGYDGTVCAGTYIATLNGNNTNQTTDAIKTDPQDGHNARFERCTGGSNCKWDNHESGCPRVVIVPVCDISCYQPNDKKVYVVGFATFFIDSYTPPSGHGHASGQCSIYASFMNSLAVGQVGGPGTPDFGTWAVNLIE; from the coding sequence ATGGGACTTTTTCGAAAACTGGGTCCTGGGGATAAAGGCACGACACTGGTGCTTGTAGCCCTAATGCTGGTGGTCCTCATTGGTTTCATGGCCCTGGTAGTGGACATGGGCGCGCTTTCGGCGAATAAGCGCAAGCTGGTGGCGGCGGCGGACGCGGCCGCGCTCGCCGGCGCTCAGACATACGCGAACGGTATTTTAAGCGGTACCGATCCGCATGACACTACATTAGTAAATTCAGTTTATGATTTTGCTCGTAACTATGCAATCAATAACGGAGCCGACCCTAATAAAATCGAAATTGCGGTTGACGAATATAACTATAAGATTACTGTGGATTTATCTGGGGAATACGACCTTCATTTCGCGCCGGTGCTCGGTGTGGATAAAGGAACGCGTGCGGCACATGCTGAGGCCATAACAGGCCCGGTTGGTTCATCTCCGGGTGCAACGCCGGTCTTTATCGAGGACCCTGGCCCTGGAAACGTTCCCAAGCCGGGAGACACGTTTGTACTTAAAGATGCTGCTCCGAGTCCTCAATTTGGTTCGGGGTCATTCGGTTGCTTAACCTTCTCTGGTAATCAGGATAAAGACGAGTATGAAACACGGCTTAAATTTGGTTATGACGGTACCGTATGCGCTGGAACGTATATAGCTACGCTTAACGGAAATAACACTAATCAAACCACCGATGCTATAAAAACGGACCCACAGGATGGGCATAATGCACGTTTTGAACGCTGTACGGGAGGCAGCAATTGTAAATGGGACAATCACGAATCGGGTTGTCCTCGGGTAGTCATTGTGCCGGTATGCGACATAAGCTGTTATCAGCCTAATGATAAAAAAGTATATGTGGTAGGATTTGCAACCTTTTTTATTGATAGTTATACGCCGCCGTCAGGTCATGGTCATGCTTCGGGTCAATGCAGCATATATGCCTCATTCATGAATTCCTTGGCGGTTGGGCAGGTCGGTGGCCCGGGCACTCCCGACTTCGGTACCTGGGCCGTTAACCTTATTGAATAA
- the cpaB gene encoding Flp pilus assembly protein CpaB: protein MKLNNWTIFIIALLLAAGAAGYTYYYISHSQPKQETMVPVLTVVKEIPYNTVVTPEMVTVIRIPQQYAHPQALRAPADAAGKITKVVLLKDEIILSNKIAVKEQPNRFSYKVPPKQRAITLAVSEITGVAGFPTVGDRLDILLTKENDNGTQTSTMLQNKEVLATGAVSISQEDGTQRLVPSVTLMATPLEAENLTLAESTGKMKFTLRSPVDKEIVTLAPVSSK, encoded by the coding sequence TTGAAGCTGAACAACTGGACGATCTTCATCATTGCGCTGCTTCTTGCCGCCGGGGCGGCGGGCTACACGTACTACTACATCTCCCATTCGCAACCGAAACAGGAAACCATGGTTCCGGTTCTGACCGTGGTTAAGGAGATACCTTACAACACGGTGGTAACCCCGGAGATGGTCACCGTGATCCGGATCCCGCAGCAGTACGCCCACCCCCAGGCCCTGCGCGCGCCGGCAGATGCGGCGGGGAAGATCACCAAGGTGGTGCTGCTCAAGGACGAAATAATCCTCAGTAATAAGATAGCGGTCAAAGAACAGCCGAACCGTTTCTCATACAAGGTCCCGCCCAAGCAGCGGGCCATAACCCTGGCGGTCAGTGAGATAACCGGCGTGGCCGGTTTCCCGACTGTGGGGGACAGGCTTGACATCCTTCTGACTAAAGAGAATGATAACGGCACGCAGACCTCGACCATGCTGCAGAATAAGGAGGTCCTGGCTACGGGCGCCGTATCCATCTCGCAGGAAGACGGGACGCAGCGGCTGGTTCCGAGCGTTACCCTTATGGCGACGCCGTTGGAGGCCGAGAACCTGACGCTTGCGGAATCGACCGGAAAAATGAAGTTCACCCTGCGTTCACCGGTGGATAAGGAAATTGTGACTCTTGCGCCGGTGTCTTCAAAATAA
- a CDS encoding AAA family ATPase, giving the protein MYPIKVFLIYPDVEATNAVVEMLSNIEDIEIVGDANNKESAFYMLAELLPNVVLIDDQIQEGPYTLTEEITQRFVNMSVVVMSGEPLQESLRKALKVGARDVLGKPVEAAALAEAIYAAYDYQKKRNVAMPAPWAGDEPGRHKAKVITVFSTKGGVGKTTVAVNLAVTLAKQFEKRTVLWDLDLHHGVVAVATNIVQRRHFTDLLNDIQYLDEDLWESYLEQHESGLMVLPAPFTPEFAEFLTAEHAEKILSVARKRWDYIIVDAPSVFLEPVVEVLKQSDLILLVGSLDLGAIKNLKACMMVMDKLNFSRARMRLVVNRVGVDFGVYLKDIESTLRLPVFATIPSDAKNVLTGLNLGIPAAFRFPESEFGRSIQIMAEAIVREDKAEKPAGKKGLKESLFNRR; this is encoded by the coding sequence ATGTATCCCATTAAGGTATTTCTAATATATCCGGACGTTGAGGCTACGAACGCCGTTGTGGAGATGCTTTCCAACATAGAGGACATCGAAATCGTCGGTGACGCCAACAACAAGGAAAGCGCCTTCTACATGCTGGCAGAACTGCTGCCGAACGTGGTCCTGATTGACGATCAAATTCAGGAGGGGCCTTATACTCTTACGGAAGAAATCACCCAGCGGTTTGTGAATATGAGCGTCGTTGTAATGAGCGGCGAACCGCTTCAGGAGTCGCTGCGAAAGGCGCTCAAGGTGGGCGCCAGGGATGTGCTCGGCAAGCCGGTCGAGGCGGCGGCGCTGGCCGAGGCGATTTATGCCGCCTACGACTACCAGAAAAAACGGAACGTTGCCATGCCCGCGCCCTGGGCAGGGGATGAACCGGGCAGGCACAAGGCAAAAGTGATAACCGTGTTCAGCACCAAAGGAGGAGTCGGTAAAACAACCGTTGCGGTAAACCTGGCGGTCACACTGGCAAAGCAGTTTGAAAAGAGGACCGTATTGTGGGACCTCGACCTGCATCACGGTGTGGTTGCGGTGGCGACGAACATCGTCCAGCGGCGGCACTTTACCGACCTTCTTAACGATATCCAGTACCTCGATGAGGACCTCTGGGAAAGCTATCTCGAACAGCACGAGTCCGGCCTGATGGTCCTTCCCGCGCCGTTTACCCCCGAATTCGCCGAGTTTCTTACCGCCGAGCACGCGGAAAAAATACTGTCGGTGGCCAGGAAAAGGTGGGATTACATAATCGTCGACGCGCCTTCCGTTTTCCTGGAACCGGTGGTGGAGGTGCTGAAGCAGTCCGACCTTATCCTGCTTGTCGGTTCCCTGGACCTCGGCGCGATAAAGAACCTCAAGGCCTGTATGATGGTAATGGATAAACTGAATTTTTCCCGCGCCCGGATGAGGCTCGTCGTGAACCGGGTAGGGGTGGATTTCGGCGTGTACCTCAAGGACATAGAATCGACCTTAAGACTGCCGGTATTTGCCACCATTCCGTCGGACGCGAAGAATGTTCTCACCGGTTTGAACCTTGGGATTCCTGCGGCTTTCCGTTTTCCCGAATCCGAATTCGGACGCAGTATTCAAATAATGGCCGAGGCTATCGTCAGGGAAGACAAGGCGGAAAAACCTGCGGGGAAAAAGGGTCTGAAAGAATCTCTTTTCAACCGGAGGTAA
- a CDS encoding CpaF family protein, with amino-acid sequence MNNKNMRIKAGPLYELGKNLVNNKAASEINQQVIEKQDYIEHLRDRTFQVTIDQMEENAVIDRFSEKDKTRVRGAVGEILQQLMADEGKLISRTDRESIINSVTDEITGYGPIDSLVHDPSVIEIMVNGPKKVYIERRGQMIRTNISFKDDAHIRHTIEKIISPLGRRLDETSPMVDARLPDGSRVNAIIPPLSVKGPTLTIRKFSRDPYTIEDLISFGSLTTEMAMFLKACVQGRLNILVSGGTSSGKTTTLNVLSSFIPENERIITIEDAAELQLQQEHVVSLESRPSNIEGKGRVAIRDLVINSLRMRPDRIVVGEVRGGEALDMLQAMNTGHDGSLTTGHANSPRDMLFRIETMVLMAGIEFPVKAVREQIASAVNLIVHQERFRDGTRKITNITEITGMEGDTVSLQDIFVFESRGVDEKGRITGRHVASRVVPRFIDKIEAAGINLPPQIFRRS; translated from the coding sequence ATGAACAATAAAAATATGAGGATAAAAGCGGGCCCTTTGTACGAACTGGGGAAAAACCTGGTTAACAATAAGGCCGCTTCCGAAATTAATCAACAGGTTATCGAGAAACAGGACTATATCGAACATCTGCGGGACAGAACGTTCCAGGTGACCATCGACCAGATGGAAGAGAATGCGGTTATCGACCGTTTTTCCGAAAAAGACAAAACCCGTGTCAGGGGGGCCGTCGGGGAAATACTGCAACAGCTTATGGCGGACGAGGGAAAGCTGATCAGCCGGACCGACCGGGAAAGCATCATCAACAGCGTGACGGACGAAATAACCGGGTATGGCCCGATAGACTCCCTGGTGCACGATCCCAGCGTTATTGAAATAATGGTGAACGGCCCGAAAAAGGTATATATAGAAAGACGCGGGCAAATGATCAGGACCAACATCAGCTTTAAGGATGACGCGCATATACGCCACACCATCGAGAAAATTATCAGCCCGCTGGGCAGGCGGCTCGACGAGACGTCGCCCATGGTCGACGCCCGTTTGCCGGACGGTTCGCGGGTGAACGCCATTATTCCCCCGTTATCCGTAAAAGGTCCCACGCTGACGATCCGGAAATTCTCCAGGGATCCCTATACGATAGAAGACTTGATTTCCTTCGGTTCGCTTACAACCGAGATGGCCATGTTCCTCAAGGCGTGTGTGCAGGGACGGTTGAATATCCTGGTGTCGGGCGGCACCAGTTCCGGCAAGACGACCACGCTGAATGTGCTCTCTTCATTTATCCCCGAGAACGAAAGGATTATCACCATTGAGGATGCCGCGGAACTGCAGCTCCAGCAGGAACATGTCGTTTCTTTGGAATCGAGACCTTCCAACATCGAGGGAAAGGGCCGGGTTGCGATCAGGGATCTTGTTATCAACTCGCTGCGGATGCGCCCCGACCGGATCGTTGTGGGAGAGGTGCGCGGCGGCGAGGCGCTCGACATGCTGCAGGCTATGAACACCGGACACGACGGTTCGCTGACCACCGGCCATGCCAACAGCCCGCGGGACATGCTTTTCCGGATTGAGACGATGGTGCTGATGGCGGGTATCGAGTTTCCCGTAAAGGCTGTCAGGGAGCAAATCGCGAGCGCCGTAAACCTTATCGTTCACCAGGAGCGTTTCCGGGACGGCACCCGCAAGATTACCAATATTACTGAAATCACCGGGATGGAAGGCGACACCGTCAGCCTGCAGGATATCTTTGTGTTCGAATCGAGAGGCGTGGATGAAAAGGGACGGATTACCGGGCGCCATGTCGCGTCGCGTGTTGTGCCGAGGTTCATAGATAAGATCGAAGCGGCAGGTATTAACCTCCCGCCCCAAATCTTCCGCCGTTCTTGA
- a CDS encoding type II secretion system F family protein → MSVILLLVLIFTTTFALALAVLSLAVRKRIMVAERLRTLEETMVRRDEGEEAAGVLIRRAPKAVPYLAAYMAWLERKLENARLLYRPYEFFLLSLGTALMAALLLFCAVRYSFGVMGWGNKEFVVLLLLGMVAGFAFPHSYLSFRESRQRHLLNGQIGDMVMLLANYLRAGHAFTKAMEFISREAPSPLADELRRFTRDTVLGRGTEEALTALEKRTGDKDLSMVITAIRIQHEVGGNLAEVLDNIFGTIRERIRLRGEARTLTAQGRLTAVIIGALPVAVGIVIFMMQPTLIRVLFTTVEGRVMLLMAVAAEIVGIIVIRRIIDVEV, encoded by the coding sequence ATGAGTGTTATCCTGCTGCTGGTTCTTATCTTCACCACCACATTCGCGCTCGCCCTGGCCGTGTTAAGCCTGGCCGTGCGCAAACGAATCATGGTTGCCGAAAGACTGCGCACACTGGAAGAAACCATGGTCCGCAGGGACGAAGGGGAAGAGGCGGCGGGCGTTCTGATCAGAAGGGCGCCGAAGGCCGTCCCGTACCTGGCTGCGTACATGGCCTGGCTGGAGCGGAAATTGGAGAACGCCCGTCTGCTGTACCGTCCTTACGAGTTCTTCTTGCTTTCCCTGGGGACGGCCCTCATGGCCGCGTTGCTCCTGTTTTGCGCTGTACGATACAGCTTCGGGGTGATGGGATGGGGTAATAAAGAGTTTGTTGTTTTACTGCTGTTGGGAATGGTGGCGGGCTTCGCGTTCCCCCATTCATATCTTTCCTTCAGGGAAAGCCGGCAGCGACATCTTCTAAACGGCCAGATCGGGGACATGGTTATGCTGCTGGCTAATTATCTCCGGGCCGGACACGCGTTCACCAAAGCCATGGAGTTTATCAGCCGGGAAGCTCCTTCCCCGCTGGCGGACGAGCTGAGGAGGTTTACCAGGGACACCGTTCTCGGAAGGGGTACGGAGGAGGCTCTGACCGCTCTGGAGAAAAGAACGGGCGACAAGGACCTGTCGATGGTTATAACGGCAATCCGCATCCAGCACGAGGTGGGAGGAAATTTAGCCGAGGTTTTGGATAACATATTCGGAACCATAAGGGAAAGGATACGTTTGAGGGGAGAGGCCAGGACACTCACGGCTCAGGGACGCCTTACCGCCGTGATAATAGGCGCGCTGCCCGTGGCCGTCGGCATTGTTATATTCATGATGCAGCCGACCCTTATCCGTGTACTTTTTACAACTGTTGAAGGACGCGTAATGCTTTTGATGGCTGTAGCGGCGGAGATCGTAGGAATTATAGTCATACGGAGAATAATCGACGTCGAGGTTTAG
- a CDS encoding type II secretion system F family protein — MVLIATGVVFIGVFCFVELVYWAQSKQRADIRARLNVIEETRTGDEVQEPISLPFRWRILRPLGKRMVIIFTGFLPANVKNGVERKLTQAGNPRGMRAGTFMTVVMVSGILLALAVFAAAFLLRVNLVIALLYSVAAAICTVIAAFLWLISAVSRRVGEIEQTLPDAIDLLVVSVEAGLGFDLALAKVTEKLQGSLTDEFRKTLQEMRMGKPRQTALRDLSRRVGSTHLSGFISMVIQGTQMGITIGQILRSQAEAMRTLRRQRLEAMIMKLPVKMVFPLVFCIFPALMIIIMGSAILQIMKVF; from the coding sequence GTGGTTTTAATTGCAACCGGGGTTGTCTTTATCGGCGTTTTTTGTTTTGTAGAGCTTGTTTATTGGGCGCAGTCCAAACAGCGGGCGGACATCAGGGCGAGATTAAACGTCATTGAGGAAACCAGGACCGGGGATGAGGTGCAGGAACCCATAAGCCTCCCCTTCCGCTGGCGTATTTTAAGGCCGCTGGGGAAAAGAATGGTCATAATTTTTACGGGTTTTTTACCGGCGAACGTTAAGAACGGGGTCGAGCGAAAACTCACGCAGGCCGGAAATCCGCGGGGAATGCGGGCGGGTACCTTTATGACGGTTGTTATGGTAAGCGGCATCCTGCTTGCGCTTGCCGTGTTCGCGGCGGCTTTTTTACTGAGGGTGAACCTGGTTATAGCGTTGCTTTATTCTGTAGCTGCGGCAATCTGTACCGTTATCGCCGCCTTTTTATGGTTGATTTCCGCAGTCAGCCGGAGGGTGGGCGAAATCGAACAGACCCTGCCGGACGCTATTGACCTCCTGGTCGTAAGCGTTGAAGCCGGCTTAGGTTTTGATCTTGCCCTCGCCAAGGTGACCGAAAAGCTTCAGGGCTCACTGACGGATGAGTTTCGCAAGACGTTGCAGGAGATGAGGATGGGCAAACCGCGGCAGACTGCGCTGCGGGATCTTTCCCGCAGGGTAGGCTCAACCCATCTTAGCGGCTTTATTTCCATGGTGATACAGGGAACACAGATGGGAATAACCATCGGTCAGATACTGCGCAGCCAGGCCGAAGCGATGCGGACGCTGCGCCGTCAGAGGTTGGAAGCAATGATAATGAAGCTGCCGGTCAAAATGGTTTTCCCCCTGGTATTTTGCATCTTCCCGGCGCTTATGATTATTATTATGGGCTCCGCAATCCTCCAAATCATGAAGGTGTTTTGA
- a CDS encoding vWA domain-containing protein, with product MHAAMDKNRFLVLFVLFTSFLFPPACAYGQQPEDIPDRVTVALIIDGSGSMKSNDPDKVRISAAQKVVEMLGDDDGITVVQFADRPSVLIPLTKAGAKQFRGKYLTLVTAIGASGNTDIKGALEAAFAELNGGEGKRFALLLSDGEPDLPPLVQDQRRMNTYLNEVSGICDAYKTRGWAVHSIALHRKEAGPLLRKIAQQTGGEYFFVPEAAALESFFQSIFLVQKHDPVEKLRLDGSYAPQSCQAGGRLPVEAWLRLGRDRLIPGPHLTVEELALAATIEGRTLASVNLEDNGREASADKVKGDGVFSGWLECRKEGRVTLSLTMEGVYRGQKVSEKVTLGQVNVLPAHTAGRTYPGLAGVVVLPAGGGVILLCLLAVVLYIWRNRLAARIKGALKYRVEGEGGAGGELDLTITKKNEVVIATENGSGADFVLPVKNGSFSFKIKKMTRTQRVKKVEEGTETEITRKGTYMAISFPGTFIIFQEAPGVFSGNPRSRKQIAHGDRFKVRGYEFEFDCPEAKASESSGGKETSSRLTGISERS from the coding sequence ATGCACGCCGCCATGGACAAGAATCGATTTCTTGTGCTATTCGTATTGTTTACTTCTTTTCTTTTTCCGCCGGCCTGTGCGTACGGACAACAGCCTGAAGACATCCCGGACAGGGTAACGGTCGCTCTGATCATAGACGGTTCGGGGAGCATGAAATCCAACGATCCCGACAAGGTAAGGATATCGGCGGCCCAGAAAGTCGTGGAAATGCTCGGTGATGACGATGGAATAACCGTCGTCCAGTTTGCCGACAGGCCCTCGGTGCTTATCCCGCTCACAAAAGCCGGCGCAAAACAATTCCGGGGGAAGTATCTGACGCTCGTAACCGCCATCGGCGCCTCCGGCAACACCGATATCAAAGGCGCGCTGGAAGCTGCATTTGCGGAGTTGAACGGGGGAGAGGGGAAGCGCTTTGCGCTTTTGCTCTCCGACGGCGAGCCGGACCTGCCGCCATTGGTGCAGGACCAGCGCAGGATGAATACTTATCTGAACGAAGTAAGCGGGATCTGCGACGCATACAAAACGCGCGGCTGGGCGGTGCACAGCATCGCCCTGCACCGGAAGGAAGCCGGCCCACTGCTGCGCAAGATCGCTCAGCAAACGGGAGGAGAGTATTTCTTCGTGCCGGAAGCGGCGGCGCTGGAAAGCTTTTTTCAGTCGATATTTCTGGTGCAGAAGCACGACCCGGTCGAGAAGCTGAGACTTGACGGGTCATACGCGCCGCAAAGCTGCCAGGCGGGCGGTCGGCTGCCTGTTGAGGCGTGGTTGAGACTGGGTCGGGACAGGTTGATACCGGGACCCCATCTAACGGTTGAAGAACTGGCGCTGGCGGCAACCATAGAAGGTCGGACACTGGCGTCGGTCAATCTTGAGGATAACGGCAGGGAAGCTTCCGCAGATAAGGTTAAGGGTGACGGTGTTTTTTCGGGATGGCTGGAATGCCGGAAAGAGGGTCGGGTTACCCTGAGCCTGACAATGGAGGGGGTATACCGGGGACAAAAGGTTTCGGAGAAGGTGACCCTGGGGCAGGTTAATGTGCTCCCGGCACATACAGCCGGCCGCACATATCCCGGCTTGGCGGGAGTCGTGGTTCTGCCTGCCGGCGGCGGAGTAATACTGTTATGTCTGTTGGCCGTTGTGCTTTACATATGGCGAAACCGTTTGGCCGCAAGGATCAAGGGCGCCCTGAAGTATCGGGTTGAGGGTGAGGGCGGCGCCGGAGGCGAACTCGACCTGACAATAACCAAAAAGAACGAGGTTGTTATCGCCACGGAAAACGGCTCAGGGGCGGATTTTGTCCTGCCGGTAAAAAACGGCTCATTTTCTTTCAAGATAAAAAAGATGACGAGAACCCAGAGGGTTAAAAAGGTTGAAGAAGGCACGGAAACCGAAATCACCAGGAAAGGTACCTACATGGCGATCAGCTTTCCGGGCACCTTTATTATTTTTCAGGAGGCGCCGGGCGTTTTCAGCGGCAACCCGCGAAGCCGGAAGCAGATCGCTCACGGCGACCGTTTTAAGGTCAGGGGATATGAGTTTGAATTTGACTGCCCCGAAGCAAAGGCTTCCGAGTCGTCAGGAGGGAAGGAAACGTCCAGCCGTTTAACCGGTATATCTGAGAGGTCGTAG
- a CDS encoding class E sortase — MNLKPLKKSSLILIFLGVTLVLYPLFSSFYAHYQQARLKASLAAQEKSSPSKYNKADKNDQNPALSDTPSDNIPTGEGFMGAVIEIPAINLSAAVVKGTARSGLNKGPGWYEQSALPGQGNTAIAGHRTMYGAWFRHVDRLKAGDPIILRYEGKVYRYEVERVFPVANNDWSVIKPCGYPVLTLTTCHPVGSARQRLVVRAALEETTSAD; from the coding sequence ATGAACCTTAAGCCACTTAAAAAGTCAAGTCTGATTCTGATATTTTTGGGGGTAACGCTGGTGCTTTACCCCCTCTTCTCTTCTTTTTACGCGCACTACCAGCAGGCACGGCTTAAGGCGTCGCTTGCCGCCCAGGAAAAAAGTTCCCCCTCAAAATACAATAAGGCTGACAAAAACGACCAGAACCCCGCCTTATCCGACACTCCCTCCGATAATATCCCCACGGGTGAAGGGTTTATGGGCGCCGTTATTGAAATCCCGGCCATCAACCTGTCCGCAGCCGTGGTGAAGGGAACCGCGCGGTCCGGCCTGAACAAAGGTCCCGGTTGGTACGAGCAGTCCGCCCTGCCGGGTCAGGGCAACACCGCCATCGCGGGGCACCGCACCATGTACGGCGCCTGGTTCCGCCACGTCGACCGCCTGAAGGCCGGTGATCCGATAATCCTGAGGTACGAAGGGAAGGTTTACCGTTACGAGGTGGAAAGGGTTTTCCCGGTCGCGAACAACGACTGGAGCGTCATCAAGCCGTGCGGCTACCCCGTCCTGACTTTGACCACCTGCCACCCGGTCGGAAGCGCCCGCCAGCGTCTTGTGGTCCGCGCCGCCCTTGAGGAAACCACTTCAGCGGACTGA